One Ranitomeya imitator isolate aRanImi1 chromosome 1, aRanImi1.pri, whole genome shotgun sequence DNA window includes the following coding sequences:
- the LOC138658175 gene encoding thymosin beta-10-like — translation MADKPDLGEIGTFDKSKLKKTVTQEKNPLPTKETIEQEKQN, via the exons ATGGCAGACAAACCAGATCTGGGAGAAATTGGCACATTTGACAAGTCCAAACTGAAGAAAACTGTGACCCAAGAGAAGAACCCGCTGCCTACAAAAGAGA CAATTGAGCAAGAGAAACAAAACTGA